A single window of Pogoniulus pusillus isolate bPogPus1 chromosome 11, bPogPus1.pri, whole genome shotgun sequence DNA harbors:
- the ARHGDIA gene encoding rho GDP-dissociation inhibitor 1, whose amino-acid sequence MAEQEPTAEQLAQIAAENEEDEHSVNYKPPAQKSIQEIQELDKDDESLRKYKEALLGAVTVTADPNAPNVVVTKLTLVCTTAPGPLELDLTGDLESYKKQAFVLKEGVEYRIKISFRVNREIVSGLKYIQHTFRKGVKIDKTEYMVGSYGPRAEEYEFLTPMEEAPKGMLARGSYNIKSKFTDDDKTDHLSWEWNLTIKKDWKD is encoded by the exons atggcagagcaagagccaacagcagagcagctggcccAGATCGCAGCCGAAAACGAGGAGGATGAACACTCTGTCAACTACAAGCCACCTGCCCAGAAGAGCATCCAGGAGATCCAGGAGCTGGACAAGGATGATGAGAGCCTGCGCAAGTACAaggaggcactgctgggtgctgtcACCGTGACTGCAG ATCCCAATGCTCCAAATGTGGTTGTCACCAAACTGACTTTGGTCTGCACTACTGCTCCTGGCCCTCTGGAGCTGGACCTGACAG GTGACCTGGAGAGCTATAAGAAGCAAGCGTTTGTGCTGAAGGAGGGTGTGGAATACCGGATAAAAATCTCCTTTAGG GTTAACAGGGAGATTGTGTCAGGGTTGAAGTACATCCAGCACACGTTCCGGAAAGGCGTGAAAA TTGACAAGACTGAATACATGGTTGGGAGCTATGGCCCCCGAGCAGAGGAGTATGAGTTTCTGACCCCCATGGAAGAAGCCCCTAAGGGCATGCTGGCCCGGGGCAGCTACAACATCAAATCCAAGTTCACAGATGATGATAAGACTGACCACCTGTCCTGGGAGTGGAACCTGACCATCAAGAAGGATTGGAAGGACTAG